A single region of the Nocardioides aurantiacus genome encodes:
- a CDS encoding Hsp20/alpha crystallin family protein — protein MLLRTTDPFRDLDRLAQQMMGTATRPAAMPMDAWREGDRFVIEFDLPGVSRETIDLDVERNVLTVRAERLPRNGDWEMLTSERSRGMFSRQLVLGDNLDLDRIQADYADGVLRLVVPVAERAKPRKIQVGAGSSQEHHQLHG, from the coding sequence ATGTTGCTGCGCACCACCGACCCGTTCCGTGACCTCGACCGCCTCGCCCAGCAGATGATGGGCACGGCGACCCGACCCGCGGCGATGCCGATGGACGCCTGGCGCGAGGGTGACCGGTTCGTGATCGAGTTCGACCTGCCGGGCGTCTCCCGCGAGACCATCGACCTCGACGTCGAGCGCAACGTGCTGACCGTCCGGGCCGAGCGGCTGCCGCGCAACGGCGACTGGGAGATGCTGACCTCCGAGCGCAGCCGCGGCATGTTCAGCCGCCAGCTCGTGCTGGGGGACAACCTCGACCTCGACCGGATCCAGGCCGACTACGCCGACGGGGTGCTCCGGCTGGTGGTCCCGGTCGCGGAGCGGGCCAAGCCGCGCAAGATCCAGGTGGGGGCCGGGTCGTCCCAGGAGCACCACCAGCTCCACGGGTAA
- a CDS encoding SDR family oxidoreductase gives MTPAPVTGPTLALTGVTGALGGRVSALLGERGVAARLLARDPARVAPVEGGIPVRFTGYADRDSCLAALHGIETLLMVSGSESADRLDQHRAFVDAAAEAGVRHVVYTSFVGASPTCTFTLGRDHFATEEHLRASGMTTTFLRDNFYLDVLPLFAGEEGVLRGPAGEGRVAAVAREDVARVAAAVLADPDAHAGASYDLTGPEAITLAEAAVVIGRAQGREVRFEDETVAEAYASRRAWDAPQWQYDAWVSTYTAIAAGELEQVTDHVERLTGRPPLDLAAVLAAAE, from the coding sequence ATGACTCCTGCTCCCGTCACCGGACCCACCCTCGCCCTGACCGGCGTCACCGGCGCGCTCGGCGGCCGCGTCTCCGCACTGCTGGGCGAGCGCGGCGTCGCCGCCCGGCTGCTGGCCCGCGACCCCGCCCGCGTCGCCCCGGTCGAGGGCGGGATCCCGGTCCGGTTCACGGGGTACGCCGACCGCGACTCCTGCCTCGCCGCGCTGCACGGCATCGAGACGCTGCTGATGGTCTCGGGCTCCGAGAGCGCCGACCGGCTCGACCAGCACCGCGCCTTCGTCGACGCCGCCGCCGAGGCCGGCGTGCGCCACGTCGTCTACACCTCCTTCGTCGGAGCCTCCCCCACCTGCACCTTCACCCTGGGGCGGGACCACTTCGCCACCGAGGAGCACCTGCGGGCGTCGGGCATGACCACGACGTTCCTGCGTGACAACTTCTACCTCGACGTGCTGCCGCTCTTCGCCGGCGAGGAGGGTGTGCTGCGCGGCCCCGCGGGCGAGGGCCGGGTGGCGGCGGTCGCCCGCGAGGACGTCGCCCGGGTGGCGGCAGCGGTGCTGGCCGACCCCGACGCGCACGCCGGGGCGTCGTACGACCTGACCGGGCCGGAGGCGATCACCCTGGCCGAGGCCGCGGTCGTCATCGGCCGCGCCCAGGGCCGCGAGGTGCGCTTCGAGGACGAGACCGTGGCGGAGGCCTACGCCTCGCGCCGTGCCTGGGACGCGCCGCAGTGGCAGTACGACGCGTGGGTCAGCACCTACACCGCCATCGCGGCCGGTGAGCTCGAGCAGGTCACCGACCACGTGGAGCGGCTCACCGGACGCCCCCCGCTGGACCTCGCCGCCGTCCTCGCCGCCGCGGAGTGA
- a CDS encoding glycosyltransferase, whose amino-acid sequence MSVVPTTSSPATTPRPVRTTSPSPRADGATTVVASVPGSHVYVRHVADEQPDGVVRLADPDPDDPTRTTTQRWWPPVMLSPEWVAQADLDVFHVQFGFDSWEPARLEAVAEAVHARGARLVHTVHDLRNPHHTDPALHDAQLRVLLAHADEVVTLTHGAAAEIERRYGRRATVIPHPHVVELDTMASYAARPRPAGPFRIGLHVKSLRASLAPEVVLPVLVEAVAALPDAVLQVNGHRDVLEGGHERHDPALAAELRRLDAAGAIELHVHDYLTDAELWDYLHGLDASVLAYRFGTHSGWLEACRDLGTAVVAPTCGFYAEQGAVHSFDLDEDRFDADSLVAAVRAAHAAGPVAPVTVADRRRQRAAVAAAHREVYGHAGHAS is encoded by the coding sequence ATGTCCGTCGTACCCACGACGTCCTCCCCGGCCACCACCCCCCGGCCGGTGCGTACGACGTCCCCCAGCCCGCGAGCCGACGGGGCGACCACCGTCGTCGCCTCGGTGCCCGGTTCGCACGTCTACGTCCGGCACGTGGCGGACGAGCAGCCCGACGGCGTCGTACGGCTGGCCGACCCGGACCCCGACGACCCCACCCGCACCACGACGCAGCGGTGGTGGCCGCCCGTGATGCTGTCCCCGGAGTGGGTCGCGCAGGCCGACCTCGACGTCTTCCACGTGCAGTTCGGGTTCGACTCCTGGGAGCCGGCGCGGCTGGAGGCGGTGGCGGAGGCGGTGCACGCCCGCGGCGCCCGGCTGGTCCACACCGTCCACGACCTGCGCAACCCCCACCACACCGACCCCGCGCTCCACGACGCCCAGCTGCGGGTGCTGCTGGCCCACGCCGACGAGGTCGTGACGCTGACGCACGGCGCCGCCGCGGAGATCGAGCGCCGCTACGGCCGCCGCGCGACCGTGATCCCCCACCCGCACGTCGTCGAGCTCGACACCATGGCGTCGTACGCCGCCCGCCCGCGCCCGGCGGGCCCGTTCCGGATCGGGCTCCACGTCAAGAGCCTGCGCGCCAGCCTGGCCCCCGAGGTCGTGCTCCCCGTGCTCGTCGAGGCCGTGGCGGCGCTGCCCGACGCGGTGCTGCAGGTCAACGGCCACCGCGACGTGCTGGAGGGCGGCCACGAGCGCCACGACCCGGCGCTGGCCGCCGAGCTGCGACGGCTGGACGCCGCCGGCGCCATCGAGCTGCACGTGCACGACTACCTCACCGACGCCGAGCTCTGGGACTACCTCCACGGCCTCGACGCGTCGGTGCTGGCCTACCGCTTCGGCACCCACTCGGGCTGGCTCGAGGCCTGTCGCGACCTCGGCACCGCGGTGGTCGCCCCGACCTGCGGCTTCTACGCCGAGCAGGGGGCGGTGCACTCCTTCGACCTCGACGAGGACCGGTTCGACGCCGACTCGCTGGTGGCGGCCGTCCGGGCGGCCCACGCCGCGGGCCCGGTCGCCCCGGTCACGGTCGCGGACCGACGTCGGCAGCGCGCGGCCGTGGCCGCGGCGCACCGGGAGGTCTACGGGCACGCCGGGCACGCCTCATGA
- a CDS encoding serine/threonine-protein kinase produces MIAGRYSLEREVGRGGSGAVWLGRDETLGRRVALKRIGLLPGADSTDLARAEREARLSAQLHHPHVVLVYDVVVDGDSGARWLVMEYVEGPTLDALVRERGRLSPDEAAPLLWQVADALVAAHAAGIAHRDVKPSNVLLEHGRVAKLADFGIARVASDPSLTQTGMVTGSPAYLAPEIATGTGGGAAADVWSLGATAWHVLAGRKPYDSGDNVLGTLYRIVHEEPPRLEEAGWLAPVLAGTMVRDPGQRWSMAQVRDYLAAGRDATPAPPATAPPATAPLSPADEPTQRISPAVAAPAPVATGPSADDGRAGGRADQRADERADERDPRRRRVLLLGVAALLALVLLAVLLLPLLGDGGDEKPAASDPSASSTASASPSASPSPSPSPSESPAGPTAAGMEDFIRSYVATVAEDPDAAWTMLTPKFQRESGGIQRYRAFWDRATSGRVLSIRANPENLSVSYQVRFENFDNGPGPTVLDLAFDDGTYRIDGERSEGFTPAG; encoded by the coding sequence GTGATCGCAGGCAGGTACTCGCTGGAGCGCGAGGTCGGCCGTGGCGGCTCCGGCGCGGTGTGGCTCGGCCGTGACGAGACCCTCGGCCGGCGCGTGGCGCTCAAGCGCATCGGGCTGCTGCCCGGCGCCGACTCCACCGACCTGGCCCGCGCCGAGCGGGAGGCACGGCTCAGCGCCCAGCTGCACCACCCCCACGTCGTGCTGGTCTACGACGTCGTGGTCGACGGCGACAGCGGCGCCCGCTGGCTGGTCATGGAGTACGTCGAGGGGCCGACCCTCGACGCCCTGGTCCGTGAGCGCGGGCGGCTCTCGCCCGACGAGGCCGCCCCGCTGCTGTGGCAGGTCGCGGACGCGCTGGTCGCCGCCCACGCGGCCGGCATCGCCCACCGCGACGTCAAGCCGTCCAACGTGCTGCTCGAGCACGGACGTGTCGCCAAGCTGGCGGACTTCGGGATCGCCCGTGTCGCCAGCGACCCGTCGCTGACCCAGACCGGCATGGTGACCGGTTCGCCGGCCTACCTCGCCCCGGAGATCGCCACCGGCACCGGCGGCGGCGCCGCGGCCGACGTCTGGTCGCTCGGCGCCACCGCGTGGCACGTGCTGGCGGGCCGCAAGCCCTACGACTCCGGCGACAACGTGCTCGGCACGCTCTACCGGATCGTCCACGAGGAGCCGCCACGCCTCGAGGAGGCGGGCTGGCTGGCGCCCGTCCTGGCCGGCACCATGGTCCGCGACCCGGGGCAGCGCTGGTCGATGGCGCAGGTGCGCGACTACCTCGCCGCGGGACGCGACGCCACGCCGGCCCCGCCCGCCACCGCTCCCCCGGCCACCGCGCCCCTCTCCCCGGCCGACGAGCCCACCCAGCGGATCAGCCCGGCCGTGGCAGCACCCGCACCGGTCGCCACGGGCCCCAGCGCCGACGACGGACGGGCCGGCGGACGGGCCGACCAACGGGCCGACGAACGGGCCGACGAACGGGACCCCCGGCGCCGCCGGGTGCTGCTGCTCGGCGTCGCCGCCCTGCTCGCCCTCGTCCTGCTCGCCGTGCTGCTGCTGCCGCTGCTCGGCGACGGCGGTGACGAGAAGCCGGCGGCCTCGGACCCCAGCGCCTCGTCCACGGCCTCGGCGAGCCCGTCGGCGTCCCCCTCGCCGTCCCCGTCCCCCTCGGAGTCGCCGGCCGGGCCCACGGCCGCCGGCATGGAGGACTTCATCCGCAGCTACGTCGCGACGGTCGCCGAGGACCCCGACGCCGCCTGGACGATGTTGACGCCGAAGTTCCAGCGCGAGAGCGGCGGCATCCAGCGCTACCGCGCCTTCTGGGACCGCGCCACGTCGGGGCGGGTGCTCAGCATCCGCGCCAACCCCGAGAACCTCAGCGTCAGCTACCAGGTGCGGTTCGAGAACTTCGACAACGGCCCCGGGCCCACCGTGCTCGACCTGGCCTTCGACGACGGCACCTACCGCATCGACGGCGAGCGCTCCGAGGGCTTCACCCCCGCCGGCTGA
- a CDS encoding acyl-CoA dehydrogenase family protein gives MAAATSPRSLGSTLYDAYPAPSEQAVALHAELVDFMETEVFPAEAAYDAYREQVGPEDHTVPPVVEELKKKARSRGLWNLFLPSESGLTQLEYAAMAELSGWSNELAPEAMNCQAPDTGNMELLHLIGTEEQQRQWLDPLLRGEIRSAFAMTEPAVASSDATNIATRIVRDGDDYVVNGTKWWSSGAADPRCSLLITMGKTDPEAATHRQQSMIIVAADTPGVSIKRSYPVFGRQDQHGHCVVEFHDVRVPATNLLGEEGGGFAAAQARLGPGRIHHVMRALGAGERALQMMVERTQERVAFGRPLAEQSSVRERIAESRIQLEQARALCHRAAYVIDSQGNKAARHLIAAAKVAVPRAVNDVIDRAIQVHGGAGISDATPLAMMYGWHRAMRIFDGPDEVHLTSLARAELGAEPLFTLPKPHFT, from the coding sequence ATGGCAGCTGCGACGAGCCCCCGCTCCCTCGGGTCCACCCTGTACGACGCCTACCCCGCTCCCTCGGAGCAGGCAGTGGCGCTGCACGCCGAGCTCGTGGACTTCATGGAGACCGAGGTGTTCCCGGCCGAGGCGGCCTACGACGCCTACCGCGAGCAGGTCGGTCCCGAGGACCACACCGTGCCGCCGGTCGTCGAGGAGCTGAAGAAGAAGGCGCGGTCGCGCGGGCTGTGGAACCTGTTCCTGCCCTCGGAGTCGGGACTGACCCAGCTGGAGTACGCCGCGATGGCCGAGCTGTCCGGGTGGAGCAACGAGCTCGCGCCCGAGGCGATGAACTGCCAGGCGCCCGACACCGGCAACATGGAGCTGCTCCACCTCATCGGCACCGAGGAGCAGCAGCGCCAGTGGCTCGACCCGCTGCTGCGCGGCGAGATCCGCTCCGCCTTCGCGATGACCGAGCCGGCCGTGGCCAGCTCCGACGCCACCAACATCGCGACCCGGATCGTGCGCGACGGCGACGACTACGTCGTCAACGGCACCAAGTGGTGGAGCAGCGGCGCGGCCGATCCCCGCTGCTCGCTGCTGATCACCATGGGCAAGACCGACCCCGAGGCCGCCACCCACCGCCAGCAGTCGATGATCATCGTCGCCGCCGACACCCCCGGGGTCTCGATCAAGCGGTCCTACCCGGTCTTCGGCCGCCAGGACCAGCACGGCCACTGCGTCGTGGAGTTCCACGACGTCCGGGTGCCGGCGACCAACCTGCTCGGCGAGGAGGGTGGCGGGTTCGCCGCCGCCCAGGCCCGGCTCGGCCCGGGGCGCATCCACCACGTGATGCGGGCGCTGGGCGCCGGCGAGCGTGCGCTGCAGATGATGGTCGAGCGCACCCAGGAGCGGGTCGCGTTCGGCCGGCCGCTGGCCGAGCAGTCCTCGGTGCGCGAGCGGATCGCGGAGTCGCGGATCCAGCTCGAGCAGGCGCGGGCGCTGTGCCACCGGGCGGCGTACGTCATCGACAGCCAGGGCAACAAGGCCGCCCGCCACCTCATCGCCGCCGCCAAGGTCGCGGTGCCGCGGGCGGTCAACGACGTCATCGACCGCGCCATCCAGGTGCACGGCGGCGCCGGCATCTCCGACGCGACGCCGCTGGCGATGATGTACGGCTGGCACCGCGCGATGCGCATCTTCGACGGCCCCGACGAGGTGCACCTGACCTCCCTGGCGCGTGCCGAGCTCGGCGCCGAGCCGCTGTTCACGCTGCCCAAGCCGCACTTCACGTGA
- a CDS encoding MerR family transcriptional regulator: MTRPAARHRGVYAISVAAEMVAMQVQNLRVYERRGLLRPERTDGGTRLYSAADIDTLHRIRDLLAEGLNLVGIARVLDLEAENARLRARLLARRQDR; the protein is encoded by the coding sequence GTGACCCGTCCCGCCGCACGGCACCGCGGCGTCTACGCGATCTCCGTGGCGGCGGAGATGGTCGCGATGCAGGTGCAGAACCTCCGCGTCTACGAGCGCCGCGGCCTGCTGCGGCCCGAGCGCACCGACGGTGGGACGCGCCTCTACAGCGCCGCGGACATCGACACGCTGCACCGCATCCGCGACCTCCTGGCCGAGGGCCTCAACCTGGTCGGCATCGCCCGTGTGCTCGACCTCGAGGCCGAGAACGCGCGGCTGCGCGCCCGCCTGCTCGCCCGACGGCAGGACCGGTAG
- a CDS encoding glycosyltransferase → MTLRICLIASSRFPVAEPFMGGLEAHTHSLAAALKRRGHEVLVFAGPGSDPALEATTLQVAPFSSSEAARSDVGGRPEQWMAEHHAYLDLMLSLARGDHGHVDVVHNNSLHHLPIAMSRTLPAPLLTTLHTPPIAWLESAAEFAASNAHYVAVSDHLARSWDHVVTAETIPNGIDTAAWRPGPGGPRAVWSGRLVAEKAPHEAIEAARLAGVPLDLVGPAHDPAYFAREVEPRLGAGVRYLGHLAGEPLRRLVGEAGVAVVTPAWDEPFGLVAAEALASGTPVAAYARGALPEIVTPDCGRLAVGGDTASLALAIREAMVLDRAAARRRAVEHFDVEVMVDRYEETYRWLSGVRDAA, encoded by the coding sequence ATGACGCTGCGCATCTGCCTGATCGCCTCCTCGCGCTTCCCGGTGGCCGAGCCGTTCATGGGCGGCCTGGAGGCCCACACCCACTCGCTCGCCGCCGCGCTGAAGCGGCGCGGCCACGAGGTGCTGGTCTTCGCCGGGCCGGGCAGCGACCCCGCCCTGGAGGCGACCACGCTGCAGGTCGCGCCGTTCTCGAGCAGCGAGGCCGCGCGCTCCGACGTGGGCGGTCGACCCGAGCAGTGGATGGCCGAGCACCACGCCTACCTCGACCTGATGCTCTCGCTCGCGCGCGGCGACCACGGCCACGTCGACGTGGTGCACAACAACAGCCTCCACCACCTGCCGATCGCGATGAGCCGCACGCTGCCGGCACCGCTGCTCACCACGCTGCACACCCCGCCGATCGCATGGCTGGAGTCGGCGGCCGAGTTCGCCGCCAGCAACGCCCACTACGTCGCGGTCAGCGACCACCTGGCCCGCTCCTGGGACCACGTCGTCACGGCCGAGACCATCCCCAACGGCATCGACACCGCCGCGTGGCGGCCCGGACCCGGCGGCCCCCGCGCGGTGTGGTCCGGCCGGCTGGTGGCCGAGAAGGCCCCCCACGAGGCGATCGAGGCCGCGCGGCTGGCCGGGGTGCCGCTCGACCTGGTCGGACCGGCCCACGACCCGGCGTACTTCGCACGCGAGGTGGAGCCTCGGCTCGGCGCGGGAGTGCGCTACCTCGGGCACCTCGCCGGGGAGCCGCTGCGACGGCTGGTCGGCGAGGCCGGCGTCGCCGTGGTCACGCCCGCCTGGGACGAGCCGTTCGGGCTGGTGGCCGCCGAGGCGCTGGCGAGCGGGACGCCCGTCGCGGCGTACGCCCGGGGCGCGCTGCCCGAGATCGTCACGCCCGACTGCGGCCGGCTGGCCGTCGGCGGCGACACCGCCTCGCTGGCGCTGGCGATCCGCGAGGCCATGGTGCTCGACCGCGCGGCCGCGCGCCGGCGGGCCGTGGAGCACTTCGACGTCGAGGTCATGGTGGACCGCTACGAGGAGACCTACCGCTGGCTCTCCGGGGTGAGGGACGCGGCGTGA
- a CDS encoding glycosyltransferase family 2 protein, with amino-acid sequence MTPPARATAGDVAVITLVRGRREHLARQQRSLSRGTVRPAQWVVVAMDDPGLADFAPRDGVRPTVVHLDADPRGLPLAAARNAGAERALAAGARVLVFLDVDCLAGPHLVSAYDAAVTDDPDVVWSGPVTYLPEGLDEEQLATPWTLDSPHPARAMPPPGQRLLGAPPELFWSLSFALSARAWTATGGFCEDYVGYGGEDTDFGMLVVDRGLEHGWLGDARAYHQHHPTSSPPVQHLEAVVRNGAVFADRWGWWPMSGWLEAFEERGLVEREGDGWRLARDDRPDSRPDSRVDSRAT; translated from the coding sequence GTGACCCCGCCCGCCCGCGCCACCGCCGGGGACGTCGCCGTGATCACCCTCGTGCGCGGCCGGCGCGAGCACCTCGCCCGGCAGCAGCGGTCGCTCTCGCGCGGCACCGTGCGGCCCGCGCAGTGGGTCGTGGTCGCGATGGACGACCCGGGCCTGGCCGACTTCGCCCCGCGCGACGGGGTCCGCCCCACCGTGGTGCACCTCGACGCCGACCCGCGCGGGCTGCCGCTCGCGGCGGCCCGCAACGCCGGCGCCGAGCGCGCCCTGGCGGCCGGGGCGCGGGTGCTGGTCTTCCTCGACGTCGACTGCCTGGCCGGGCCCCACCTGGTGTCGGCCTACGACGCCGCGGTGACCGACGACCCCGACGTGGTGTGGTCGGGGCCGGTGACCTACCTGCCCGAGGGCCTCGACGAGGAGCAGCTCGCGACGCCGTGGACGCTCGACTCGCCCCACCCCGCCCGGGCGATGCCGCCCCCCGGGCAGCGGCTGCTGGGCGCACCGCCCGAGCTGTTCTGGTCGCTGTCCTTCGCCCTCTCCGCCCGGGCCTGGACGGCCACCGGCGGCTTCTGCGAGGACTACGTCGGGTACGGCGGCGAGGACACCGACTTCGGGATGCTCGTCGTCGACCGCGGGCTCGAGCACGGCTGGCTCGGCGACGCCCGGGCCTACCACCAGCACCACCCGACGTCCTCGCCCCCGGTGCAGCACCTCGAGGCCGTGGTGCGCAACGGCGCGGTCTTCGCCGACCGCTGGGGCTGGTGGCCGATGTCGGGCTGGCTGGAGGCCTTCGAGGAGCGCGGCCTGGTCGAGCGCGAGGGCGACGGCTGGCGGCTGGCCCGGGACGACCGTCCCGACAGCCGCCCCGACAGCCGCGTGGACAGCCGCGCGACGTAG
- a CDS encoding crotonase/enoyl-CoA hydratase family protein, translated as MSPVGGRPAPVRTEVRDQTLVITLDRPEARNAVDAAVAAGVAEALDHLDATAELRVGVLTGAGGTFCSGMDLKAFLAGESPMVEGRGLAGLTQRAPEKPLIAAVEGWALAGGFEIALACDLVVAAEDARFGVPEVKRGLVAAAGAALRLPELLPLPIALELLLTGDPVDARRAADLGLVNRVVPTGLALEAALELAARIAANGPLAVAASRRIARASRGWSNEEQWQRQEEVTLPVLLSEDAQEGPRAFAEKRAPRWQGR; from the coding sequence GTGAGCCCGGTCGGCGGCCGCCCCGCTCCGGTCCGCACCGAGGTCCGTGACCAGACGCTGGTCATCACCCTCGACCGGCCCGAGGCCCGCAACGCCGTCGATGCGGCGGTCGCCGCCGGGGTGGCCGAGGCGCTCGACCACCTCGACGCCACCGCGGAGCTGCGCGTCGGCGTGCTCACCGGCGCGGGTGGCACGTTCTGCTCCGGGATGGACCTCAAGGCGTTCCTCGCCGGCGAGTCCCCGATGGTGGAGGGGCGCGGCCTGGCCGGGCTGACGCAGCGGGCGCCCGAGAAGCCGCTGATCGCGGCGGTGGAGGGCTGGGCGCTGGCCGGCGGGTTCGAGATCGCGCTGGCCTGCGACCTGGTGGTCGCGGCCGAGGACGCCCGGTTCGGCGTGCCCGAGGTCAAGCGCGGCCTGGTCGCCGCGGCCGGTGCCGCGCTGCGGCTGCCCGAGCTGCTGCCGCTGCCGATCGCGCTGGAGCTGCTGCTCACCGGCGACCCCGTCGACGCCCGCCGCGCTGCCGACCTCGGCCTGGTCAACCGGGTGGTCCCGACCGGCCTGGCGCTCGAGGCGGCGCTGGAGCTGGCGGCCCGGATCGCCGCCAACGGACCGCTCGCGGTCGCCGCGTCGCGGCGCATCGCACGCGCGTCCCGCGGCTGGAGCAACGAGGAGCAGTGGCAGCGCCAGGAGGAGGTCACGCTGCCGGTCCTCCTCAGCGAGGACGCCCAGGAGGGCCCGCGCGCGTTCGCCGAGAAGCGGGCGCCGCGCTGGCAGGGCCGCTAG
- a CDS encoding glycosyltransferase, with the protein MIGYYVHHQGSGHLHRALAVARAWVAQGGEVTGLSSAERPRDWPGPWVRLPLEDVTDPAVALDPTAGGSLHWAPRGDAGLLARQAAVSGWLARARPRAFVVDVSAEVAWLVRLHGVPTVTVVQPGHRADDAHVAAYRSASALVAPWPADAERVVAGGFTPRLPVDVRDRVRPVGAISRLTTTGPDAGPDAGPDAGPGRPAPEPGHAVVLQGRGGGQLTEETAADLGRRLPRWRWTVLGGGGTWVQDPADVIASAGLVVAQAGLGSLADVAALRRPAVVVPLPRPYDEQHATARVLAAGRWPVVVAASGVEALREETLDAAAALDGEAWRGWVDPEAPARVAEVVAEVALP; encoded by the coding sequence GTGATCGGCTACTACGTCCACCACCAGGGCAGCGGCCACCTGCACCGCGCGCTGGCCGTCGCCCGCGCCTGGGTGGCACAGGGCGGGGAGGTCACCGGGCTCTCGTCCGCCGAGCGGCCGCGCGACTGGCCGGGGCCCTGGGTGCGGCTGCCGCTGGAGGACGTCACCGACCCCGCGGTCGCCCTCGACCCGACGGCCGGTGGCTCGCTGCACTGGGCGCCCCGCGGCGACGCCGGGCTGCTGGCCCGGCAGGCGGCGGTCTCCGGGTGGCTGGCCCGGGCCCGGCCCCGGGCCTTCGTCGTCGACGTCTCGGCCGAGGTGGCCTGGCTGGTGCGGCTGCACGGCGTCCCCACGGTCACGGTGGTGCAGCCCGGCCACCGGGCCGACGACGCGCACGTCGCGGCGTACCGCTCCGCCTCCGCGCTCGTCGCCCCCTGGCCTGCCGACGCCGAGCGCGTGGTCGCCGGCGGCTTCACCCCCCGCCTGCCGGTCGACGTCCGCGACCGGGTGCGGCCGGTCGGCGCCATCTCCCGGCTCACCACCACCGGCCCCGACGCGGGCCCGGACGCGGGACCCGACGCGGGACCCGGGCGCCCGGCGCCCGAGCCCGGCCACGCCGTGGTGCTGCAGGGGCGCGGCGGTGGGCAGCTGACCGAGGAGACGGCCGCCGACCTGGGTCGCCGGCTGCCCCGCTGGCGCTGGACCGTGCTCGGGGGCGGTGGCACCTGGGTCCAGGACCCCGCCGACGTGATCGCCTCCGCGGGGCTCGTGGTCGCCCAGGCCGGTCTGGGCTCGCTCGCCGACGTCGCCGCGCTGCGGCGACCCGCGGTCGTGGTCCCCCTCCCCCGTCCGTACGACGAGCAGCACGCCACCGCCCGCGTGCTGGCCGCCGGCCGCTGGCCCGTCGTCGTGGCCGCCTCCGGCGTCGAGGCGCTGCGCGAGGAGACGCTCGACGCGGCGGCCGCCCTGGACGGCGAGGCCTGGCGGGGCTGGGTGGACCCCGAGGCCCCCGCCCGCGTCGCCGAGGTCGTCGCCGAGGTGGCGCTCCCGTGA